From one Chanodichthys erythropterus isolate Z2021 chromosome 3, ASM2448905v1, whole genome shotgun sequence genomic stretch:
- the LOC137008846 gene encoding nuclear factor 7, ovary-like, translating into MASLSEDDFSCPVCHDIFKDPVILLCSHSFCKECLQQFWRTKKTQECPVCRKRSLRDEPPPCNLVLKNLCESLLKERNESRSSGSEEICSLHSEKLKLFCLEDKQPVCLVCRDSQKHVNHTFRPISEVVPSYKEELNTALKSLLEKLKHKETIKGKFEKTVQHIKFQAEHTERQIKQQFEKLHQFLRDEEEATIIALREEEKQKKQMMKEKLEKMNRHISALSHTIKDMEEMMKDNDVCFLKKFPVSMERVQISQPDPQMPSGALIHVSHYLGNLQFRVWKKMQDIVRNTPVILDPNTAYPSLVLSDDLTSVRNSGINQPLPDNPERFDSHLCVLGSEGFNSGTHCWDVEVTESLAWSLGVTTASNQRKGRDLFNTGVWSVRYGPEELFEWSGFHVEQDLEHVRVYLDYDRGTVSFSDPVTNTHLHTLTTTFTDTLFPFFCCFPCDSLRILPVNSVS; encoded by the exons ATGGCTTCACTATCTGAAGATGATTTTTCTTGTCCTGTGTGTCATGATATTTTCAAGGATcctgttattttattatgtagTCACAGTTTCTGTAAAGAGTGTCTTCAACAGTTCTGGAGAACCAAGAAAACTCAGGAGTGTCCTGTCTGCAGGAAAAGATCCTTAAGGGATGAGCCTCCTCCATGTAATCTTGTGTTAAAAAACTTGTGTGAGTCGCTTCTGAAGGAGAGAAATGAGAGTCGTTCATCAGGATCTGAGGAGATCTGCAGTTTACACAGTGAGAAACTCAAACTCTTCTGTCTGGAGGACAAACAGCCTGTGTGTTTAGTGTGCAGAGATTCACAGAAACACGTCAATCACACATTCAGACCCATCAGTGAAGTTGTTCCATCGTATAAG GAGGAGCTCAATACAGCACTGAAGTCCTTACTGGAGAAACTGAAACACAAAGAAACCATTAAAGGAAAGTTTGAGAAAACAGTTCAACACATCAAG TTTCAAGCTGAGCACACAGAGCGTCAGATTAAACAGCAGTTTGAGAAGCTTCATCAGTTTCTCAGAGATGAAGAAGAAGCTACAATCATTGCACTGAGGGAGGAAGAGAAGCAGAAGAAGCAGATGATGAAGGAGAAGCTTGAGAAGATGAATAGACACATCTCAGCTCTTTCACACACAATCAAAGACATGGAGGAGATGATGAAAGACAATGACGTCTGCTTTCTGAAG AAGTTTCCAGTCTCAATGGAAAG AGTCCAGATCTCACAGCCGGATCCACAGATGCCTTCTGGAGCTTTGATTCATGTGTCACATTACTTGGGCAACCTGCAGTTCAGAGTCTGGAAGAAGATGCAGGACATCGTCCGAAACA CTCCTGTGATTCTGGATCCAAACACGGCTTATCCATCTCTCGTCCTGTCTGATGATCTGACCAGTGTGAGAAACAGTGGGATCAATCAACCTCTTCCTGATAATCCAGAGAGATTTGACTCTCATCTCTGTGTTCTGGGTTCAGAGGGTTTTAACTCAGGAACACACTGCTGGGATGTGGAGGTTACAGAGAGTTTAGCCTGGAGTCTTGGAGTAACTACAGCATCAAACCAGAGGAAGGGACGTGATTTATTTAACACTGGTGTCTGGAGTGTGCGGTATGGACCAGAGGAACTGTTTGAATGGTCTGGTTTTCATGTTGAACAGGATCTTGAGCATGTGAGAGTGTATCTGGACTATGACAGAGGAACGGTGTCATTCTCTGATCCTGTAACTAACACACATCTACACACATTAACAACCACATTTACTGACACACTCTTTCCTTTCTTCTGCTGTTTTCCTTGTGACTCTCTGAGGATCTTACCAGTCAATAGTGTCTCATAA